A region of the Mesoterricola sediminis genome:
GACCCCCCGGTCAGCGCCGTCCACGTCCTCTCCTGGTTCCAGGACCTCTCCGAAGCCCGGGGGGGGACTGGATTCGGGGCCCTGCCCATCCAGTGGGGCGACATCCAGGCGTGGTCGCAGCTCACCGGAACAACCATCCGCCCATGGGAAGTCCGGCTGATCCGATCTCTTGACCGCCTCTGGCTCTCGGTCTTCAAGCCCTCGCAGGAGAACAAATGACGGATCTTGCGACCCTCTCGATCAAGGTGGACAGCAGCGACGTTCCGCGCGCGTCCCGTGAACTGGACAGCCTGAGCACGGCTGGTGAGTTCGCGTCCAAGGCCATCGCCACCCTCGGCGCCGGGTTCGCCGCCCTCAAGGTGATCGAGGTCACGAAGGAAACCGCCCTCCTGGCGGCTCGGTTCGAAACGATGGGCGTGGTCATGAGGGTGGCCGGCCTCAACGCCGGCTACAGCGCCGTCCAGATGCAAGCCCTCGAATCGACCCTCCAGAAGACCGGCATCTCCATGCTGGAATCTCGGAACGCCCTCACCTCCCTGGCCACGGCCCACATCGATCTCGGCAAGGCCGCCCAGCTCGCGCGAGCCGCCCAGGACCTCGCCGTCGTGGGCGGGATCAACAGCTCCGAAGCCATGGCCCGCGTGGTGCAGGGCATCAAGAGCGGGGAAACGGAAGTCCTGCGGACCATCGGCCTCAACGTCCAGTTCGAGGACAGCTACAAGAAGTTGGCCCAGAGCCTCGGCAAGAACGTGAAGGACCTCACAGACCAGGAGAAGACCCAGGCCCGGGTCAACGTCGTTCTGAAACAAGCTGCGGCCTACCAGGGGATCTACGAGGCCTCCATGACCACGGCTGGGAAACAGCTCAAGTCCATGGAACGCTACCTCGAAGACCTGAAGGTCAAGGCAGGGGAGGTCTTTGGTCCAGCCCTGACGGGGCTTGTATCTTCGTCCACAACGGGCATCCAGCGCCTCTCCGCGGCCATCTCCAGGGCGAGCCAGGACGGGAGCCTCGGCAAGCTGGCCGACACCCTGGGAGCGCTCGCGGGGAGCGGCATCGGCGCCATCGGCGGCACCCTGTCGTTCATCGTCAACAACCTCGAATTGCTCGAAAAAGCCCTCATCGCCGTCGCCATCGCATCGGCCTACGCGTGGGGGCCCAGGGGCCTGGCGATGCTCAGCAACATCGCAGGTCCGCTCCTGTCCAACCTGGTTGGGGTGGTCTCAGCGGTCCAGAATTTCACCGCCTCCGCGACCCTGGCGTCCACGGCGAGCGCTGCGTGGGGCGGAACGCTGGCGTTCCTGTCCAACCCCATCACCGCCATCATCGCTGGCGTGACGGCCCTCACCGGGGCGTTCCTGCTCTACGACACCATCGTCCATGGCTCCATGGCTGACGTCGAGGCGCAATCGAAGCGGATGGAGGAGCATAACCAGCGCCAGAAGGGCTGGCTGTCCCTCCGGGAAGATGCCCTCCGCGTCGAGAAACAGCTTGCGGCTCTGAGGTCGGACGGGGGCAAGGAAGGCCCTGCCACCCGCGAGAACTCCATCCAGGCCCTCGTCAAGAAGGCCCTCCCCGATGGCGGCAGCGCGGAAGACATGGCCAGCGCGAGGCTCTATGCCGAGAAATACATCGACGCCTCGGAGGCCCTGAAGAAATATCAGAAATCCATGCAAGACAAGGCGGATGCCGACAGGAAGGCTGCGGATGCGGCCAAGGAGATGCGCGAGGCGCTGGCCTCCGAGAACAAGACCATCTACGACCAGTGGGTTCTGCTCACCATGGGCGAGCGGGCCCAGTATTTCAACAGCATCCGGAGCCAGACATTCAGTAATGGGGAGCGGTATTCGGAGGAGCAGATCCAGTCCCTGATGATCCAGTGGGATGCGAACAAGGCGCTCAAGGATCAGATCCAACTGGAAAAGGACCTGAAGGCCGCGCGTGAGGCCGCCGCGAAGGAGCAGGAGCGGCGCGACAAGGCGCTCATGGAAGAAGGGATGCGGGTCTCGGATCAGTACCTCACTCCTGAAGCCCGCCGGGCCAAGGACATCGAGCACCTTAACCTCTTGCTTGGAGCCGGAGGGCTCAGTGTGGATGCCTACAACCGCAAGATGGCGGACCTAAACCCGATCACGGGACCCGCCCTTGAGGGGCTTGCCAACAGCTTCGACAGCGCCGCGACCTCGCTTGGGAACTGGGCAGCGGGCATGGACAATGCTTCGCTCCGGTTCAAGGACATGGTGAAGTCCATGGGCGCCGACCTAGCCCGCCTCTATGCCCAGCAAGGGTTCAAGAGTTTGTTTGGGTTCATTGCCGGTGGGTTATCCAATTGGATTTTCGGTGGCGGCGGGATGTCCTACGACCATTCCGTCCCCTTCTCGAACGATCTGGGCGTCGGGTGGGGCGGCGCTCTGGCCGGTGGCGGTGCGACCGAAGCCGGGAAGTACTACCTGGTTGGCGAGCAGGGCCCGGAGCTGTTCAGCCCTGGCCGGTCCGGCACCATCACCCCCAACAGCGCCTTGGGCGGGCAGACCATCAACAGCACCGTGATCGTGAACATCGACTCAAACGGCAACGCCAACGCGCAGACGCAGACCTCTGGGACCGGACCCGACCTGGGGCGGCTCATCAAGTCCGCCGTGATCGCGACCATCCAGGAGGAAATGCGCCCGCGCGGCCTGCTCAACCAGGGAGGTAGGTGATGGCTGGCACGTTTACGTGGACCCCCGACCAGGGCCCGCAGGCTCCGCACAGGCCCCGGGGTTTCAGCGTCAGTTTTGGCGACGGCTACGTGCAGGACACCGGGGATGGGCTCAACATCGACCTTCCCGAGTGGTCTGTCGCGTTCACCAACCGCTCCACCGCCGAGTTCGACGCCATCAAGGCGTTCCTGGGCGGCCTGGCCTACGGCGAGCGGTTCACCTGGACGCCGCCCCGGGGCTCCGCCGGCCTCTACAAGTGCACGGAGTGGGATGAGACGCCCTACACCAACGGGATCACGACGCACACGATCACGGCCAAGTTCAAGAAGGTGGTGGCATGACGGCGCGTGCTGACGTCCAGACCCTCAACCCCGGCGCGATCTGGGAGGGATACGTCGTTGACGCCTCGCTCCTGGGGGGCTCGGTCTACTACCTGACCTCCGCGCTCAACCCGCTGGGGGCCTCGGTGGTGTGGCAGGGCAACACCTACCAGCCCATCCCGATCGAGGGTGACGGTTGGGAGGCCAGCACCAACGGGGCGCTACCCCACCCCACGCTGACGGTCGCCAACCTGGACGGGTTCATCTCCGGCATCGTGGACAGTTTCCAGGATCTCGTCGGGGCTGTCGTGACCCGGAAGCGGTGCCTGATCAAGTACCTCGACGCCGCGAACGGGATCCCCGGGGCAACCCCGGACCCGACCGGCGGGTTCGATGATGAGGTCTGGGTCGTGGAGCAGAAGAAGGCCGAGACCCTGGAGAGCATCGTTTTCGACCTCGTGGCCGCATCCGACGCCCAGGGGCTCATGCTCCCCTCGCGGCAGATCCTCACGACCTGCACGGCGGTCTACAAGAACACAGACGGGTCCGGCCTCTGCCCCTACACGGGTGCGCTGGCGACATGCAGCCATGAGATCCCTGCGGAAGGAGGCGGCTGCCGCGCCCATTTCCCCACCGGTCCCCTCCCGTTCGGGGGGTTCCCCGGAGCTATCCAGGTGATGGAGTCCTGATGCTGCTCTCCACGTTCGAGGCGTTCAAGGCGCATGCCCATTCCGAGGGCCAGCGCGAGGCCTGCGGGCTCATCGTGGGCGAGGAATACATCCCATGCCGCAACGTCGCGCCCGACATGGATGATTTCGAAATCCACGCCGAGGACTGGGACGCCGCCGAGGACCGCGGCACCATCCGGGCCGTCTGCCATTCTCACCCCGGGAGGTCTCGCCGCGAGACCGAGGCGGACCTGAAGGGCTGCAAGGCCCTGGGGATCCCCTGGTTCATCCTCGGGGACGATGGGCTCCAGCGGATCGACCCGGAGCCCATCCCCTTGGTCGGGCGGGTCTTCGACTACGGCTGGAGCGACTGCTACTCCATCGTGCGGGACTACCTCGGGGACCTACCTGATTTCCCGCGTGAGCCCGAGTTCTGGAGGGCGGGCCATTCCCCCTACGAGGAGCAGTTCGAGGGGCTGGGATTCCGCCGGCTGGACCCCACCGAGGCGCTTCCGGGTGACGTCCTGCTCATGCGGGTCCTGTCCCCCGTCGTGCCCAACCATGCCGCCATCTACCTGGGCGCCGGCTGGATCCTCCATCACCTCTGGGGGCGGATGTCCTGCCGCGAGCTGTGGGGACCCTGGATGAGCGCCACGACCCATGTTCTCCGGAGGGATCGATGAACGAGCCCCTGACTCCCGTCATCCTGCGCGGCCCCCTGGCGGCGAAGTTCGGGGCGCGGCGAATGCTGGCCGTCCGCCGGCCCTCCGAGGCCATCAGGGCGCTCATCGCCACTGTCCCGGGGTTCGAGGACTACCTGCGGACCTCGGGCCTGGAATACGCCATTCTCGTGCGGCAACAGCCCATCGACCCCGAGACGGAGATGGGTCTGCCCACGGGCACGGGCGAGATCCGCATCGTACCTCGGGTGAAGGGCAGCAAGAACGGATTCTGGAAGTTCGTTTCCGGTGTCGCCATGATCGTCCTCGCCGCCTATGGGTACGGTGGCCAGCTCGCCTCCAGCTTCGGCGCGTCCGCTTCTGGCGCAGCCGCGTTCAACTCCTTCGTCGGGGCGATGGGCTTGTCGATGGCCATTGGCGGGATCGCCCAGATGCTGACGGGCTCTCCCAACAAGACCTATGGCTCGGAGGGGAGCAATTCCAGCCTATTCAGTTCCGGACAGAACACGGTCGCCCAAGGGGTTTCTCTTCCGGTGCTCTGCGGGGAGTTCTACTGCACGCCCCCTCTCGTGTCCGAGGCCATCGACACCGAGGCATACAGCGCCACGGTGTTCAACGGAAGCTACGACGGCAACGGCACCTGGCTGGGAGACGGTGACACCACGCCCTGGGGCGCGAGCCTGACGGCCAAGTAGGGGGGATCATGACGCGGAACATCAACTGGGTGGACGGCGGCGGAGATACCGACCCCAAACGGCCAACATCCCTCGGCATCCAGACGGTGCAGCAGGCCAAACTCCTGTTCGCGCTGTCCTGCGGGGCCATCCTGGGGCCCGTCCATGGCCAATGCGGGCTCATGACCGGCACGCCCAACGTCGCCGTGGACGGGACCGCCAAGACGTTCACGCGGGACGCCGGATCGTTCCTTACGGACGGCTTCGCGGTGGGCCAGAGCTTCCAGAGTTGGGGCTTCTCCAACGCGGCAAACAACGGGTTCTTCACCATCACCTCGGTATCGGCCACCGTCCTGACGTGCTCCGGGGCCACCCTCGTGACCGAGGGCAGCGGCTCGAATCGCCACATCGGACCCTCCGGGCTCCGGGACATCTACCTCAACGACGTCCCGATCCAGAACAGCGACGGAACCTTTAACTTCTCCGGCATCAACGTCTCGATGACGAAGGGGACGCTGACCCAGACCCCGATCAACGGGTTCTCGGACACGGAATCCGTCACCGTTTCTGGGGCGCAGATCCTCAACTCCACACCCCAGCCTGTGTATATTCCCAATGTTGCGGCTACCGCTGTCCGGCTCAACATCAGTCTCCCCGCGCTCTACCAGCAGTCCTCCTACGACGGCTCCATGAGCGGGGATACCGTCAACCTCAAGGTGGAGGTGAGCAACAACGGGGCATCGTACGTGGACGCCTCTGCCAAGATCGGGGCGGACGTGCTCAAAATCACCGGGGGCCCGACCACGGGCGCTGTCGTGCGCTCGATCCGGCTCAACCTGACCCAGTTCGGCTCCGGCCCCTGGAGCGTGCGCGTCTCGCGCGTCACCGCCGACAACAACACGACCTACCGGGAAAACCGGACCTACCTCCAGAGCTACAGCGCCATCACGGAACAGCAGCTCCGCTACCCAGGGACCGCGCTCCTGGCGATCACAGTGGACGCCAAGCGCTTCTCCAGCATGCCCAAGGTGAGCGTCCGGTCCTATGGCCGGAAGGTCTTGGTTCCCGCGAACTACACGCCGGCCACGCGCAATCCGGACACCGGGGTCTGGACCCCTGCGGTCTACGCCACGACGGGCACCGGCACCTCCGGAGGGTCCTGGGACGGCACGTTCAAGGAGGCGTGGACCTCGAATCCCGCCTGGATTTTCATGGACATGGCCACGAGCAAGGTCTACGGCGCGGGGACCTACCTGTCCCAGAGCGGGGTGGACAAGTGGGGCCTGTACACGCTGGCGATGTACTGCGACGGCATGGTCTCCGATGGGTTCGGAGGGACCGAGCCGCGGTTCGCCTTCAACGGCTACATCCAGTCCCAGGAAGAAGCATTCCACATGCTCGCGCACATCATCTCGTGCGCTCGTGCCCAGCTCTACTACGGCAAGGGCAAGGTCATGCCCGTCCAGGATGTGGACGATACGCCGGTCCACCTGTTCACGCCCTCGAACGTGGTGGGCGGGAAATTCTCCTACAGCGGCACCGCCCGGAAGGCGCGGCACACCGTCGCCCAGGTCACCTGGAACGACCCCGCGCAGCTCTGGAAAGCCGTTCCGGAGCAGGTCCAGGCCGATTCCAGCTACATCTCCCGGTATGGGGTCCAGGTCACGAGCTACACCGCCGTGGGCTGCACCTCCAAGGGCCAGGCCAGAAGGTCGGGGCGCTACACCCTACTCAGCGAACTCAACGAGACCGAGGCCGTGACGTTCTCCACGGGCATTGAGGGGACCTACGTCAAACCCGGAAAGATCATTCTGATCCAGGACCCTGCCCGGTTGAGGTTCCGCATGGGCGGGCGCATCGACTCCGCGACGTCCAGCACCGTCACCCTGGACGGGCAGGTCACCCTCCAGAGCGGCCAGACCTACACGCTCTGGGTGCAGCTACCCGATGGCTCCCTGGTCTCCAAGACCGTCACCACGGCGGCTGGGACCGTCTCCGCCCTCACGATCAGCGGGACATTCGCCACGATCCCGAGCGCCAAGGCCCAGTGGCTCCTGTCCTCCACCGCTCAGCCCGCCTCGCGCTGGCGCGTCATCTCCGTCCGGGAGGTGCAGGACCAGACCATCGAAATCACGGCCCTTGCCAACTATCAGGCCAAGTACGCCCTTGCGGACATCACGGATTCCCTGGTCGCCGCGCCTGTCGCAACCTCCAACCTGGGGGCTCCGTCCGGCCTCGTCCTGACCCACACCACACAGACCCAATCCGACCGTCTGGCCTACTCCCTGTCGGCCTCCTGGACCGCTCCGACCGGAACGCCCAACGGCTACATCGCCCAGTACCGCAAGGACACCGGGGCCTGGATCGACATGACCGTCGCAGGCTGCGGGGCCTCCGCGCAGGACCTCCTGGTCGGGGTCTACGACGTCCGGGTCGCCGCCCAGTATCAGGACGGCGTTTCCGACTGGGTGGTCGGGGCAGGGCACACGATCAGCAACGCCGGAGGCAGCCCCGCCGAAATCGCCCAGGGCGGCGTGGACCAGATCAACAGCGTCAACTACCTCGTGAACCTCGACAAGATCACGCTGGTCCAGGACTGGAAAGCGGAGCTCCAGACCCAGACCCAGCTAGACTCACAGGCCTCCACCCTGGGCGTTTCGGCCACGGCCTACGATGCCGCGGTCGCCGCGCTCTCGTCCGGGCTCATCTCCGCCGGGGCCCCGAGCAACTGGGCCACCCTCTGGCCCGATGGCACGACCTGGGCCAAGACCGGAATCATGACCAGCCTCCAGGGCTGGTGGCAGAACATCGTCTCGGCCCGCACGGCGCTCATGACCGCCATCACCGCCAAAGTGAACACCACGGCCACGGCCAGCGGGGCTACGGCGACGTGGGGGAGCATCAGCGGCGGGGCGGCGCAGGCGGCTCCGAGCGGAGGGTGGGCTGGGGCCTCCAATTTCACGGGGGCCATCAACGGCGTATCGCTCTCCCTCACCTCCCCGAGCCCGTATGTCCTGTGGGTCAATGCCGATGCCACGGTTACCGGGACCCTGTTCTCCGTCAATTCCGGCGGATCCTTTCGGTTCGGGGTTAACAACAACGGGGCGGTCACTGCCAATGGGGGCGGTTCCTTCGGGGGAATCGTTTCAAGCCCTGGATTCTGTGCCGCCGGAGCCGTTGTCACTGCTGGGGCCAACGCCTGCTGGTTTGATGCCGCAGGAGGAGGGCGGATCGCGACCGTCGGTCCGAACTCGTCTACCTTCAATGGCTGGGGCATCGACCAGTACACCTCCGACCTCAGCGGATACCGGAGAGTCTTCGACATCACAGCCGCTGGGGTGGGCTACCTCAACGGCTCCCTGATCCTCACCCTCGGCAACGTGGGGTCCAACTCCGCCACCCTCCAGGCTGCTGTGGCCTCTGCAATGGCGCCCAAGGTGGGGACCTACGCCCAGATGATCGCCTACAGCGTGCCGGCAGGCACCACGCCCTTCTGGTATGCCACGGACGCGACCGCTCCGGACGGGCTCCTGGGCAGGCTGTACCAGTGGAACGGCTCGACCTGGGTTGACCAGGGCAATCCCAACGCCGTCATCGGGCGCATCACCGCCGGCATCATCTCGGCTGGAGCCGTAGGCGCCCAGGCCCTCGCGGCGGACATCGCCCTCATCGGGCAGGTCATCCGATCCACAGGCTACACGGCGGGGACCTCCAGCGTCCCTCCCAGTGGGTTCAAGCTGAGCGGGTCTGCGTTCACGGTCACCTACCTGGACGGGACCACGGATAGCGTCATCGCGGATTTCGGGGGCAACGTCTCGATCGCCGGCATGAAAGCGGCGGTGGTGGCGAACCGGATCCGGGGCAACACCTACACCCAGAGCGGGACGGGCACCCTCGACGTGCCGATCCCCGAGGGCATCACGAGCGTCGAACTGACCCTCCAGGCGGCTGGCGGCAACGGTGGCAGCTCCTACGGGGCTGGCGGGAACGGGGGCCAGTACATCCGCAAGACCATCACCGTGAAGCCCCACAACACCTACCGGATCACGGTGGGCGCGGTGGGGTCCAACAGCACGTTCTCGTGGCTCTCGTTCGACAGCACGAGCGGGTTCACCACGGACTCTGGTTTCGCGACGATCACCGCGACGTGCGGCGCGAACGGGGCAGGGTCCAGCTCTGGCGTAAACGGCACGGACTCTCCCAACTGCGTCCAGCAACCCGAATACGGCTGGGTGGTGACCGGTGGGACCGGCGGCGACAGCGGCGTCTACAGCGGCGTGGCCAAAGCCGGGAACGGCGGGGCCTGCGGGCTCCAGGCGGGCGGGGCTGGCCCCACCGCGACGGCGGTCAAGACCAATTCCGGCGGAGGTGGAGGCGCTTCTGCGATGGCTCCGGGCGGGGCAGGGGCGCTTACCGGAGCGAATGGAACGGCTGGGACCCTGGGTTCCGGCGGAGGTGGCGGGGCTACCGGTGGCGCGGGTGGCCCTGGGTTCGGACGCGCCAAGTGGTGAACCGGGCCGTCGTGCCCATCCAGGAGACAGCATGTCGATCAAACTCCCCTCATCCAACACCACGGTGGTCCCGGAATACGCGGCCATCGAGATCAAGTTCAACCGCGGCATGCAGCCGAACACGGACGGCCACCTCGTGCCGGTCTTCACGGCCAGCATCGCCTACGCCCGCACGGACTACCTCGTGGACGCGGACGGCAACAAGGTCGGGCAGGTCTCCCGCGCCGCCGTGCCGCCCGTGACGCCCGACCCCTACACCGGCTGGATCTACCTGGACGGGCCCGCCCTGGCCGCCATGGAGGCCTCCGTGACCCCCGCCTCGACCATGCTGGACACCATCGCCGATGCGGCGGACAGCCTGATCCAGCAGGACCTCACCCGCAGGGGGCTCCTGTGAAGACGGCCCTGATCGCCCTCTGGGGGCTCGTGGCCTGGCTCCTGGTGGAGATGGTGGTCTTCCTGCCCCTCTACCTCCTGGGACTGGTCCTGATGCCCATCCTCCTGCGCTGGGCTCCGCGCACGGTGCGCCCTACGCGGATCCCCAACGAGTACATGCACCCCGGCGGGCTCGTGGAGGCCTTCGCCTGGGACTGGGCTGATGCTCTCTGGGGCAACAAGGAGGACGGCCTTCTGCCGTGGTGGTGGGAGCAGAAAGGCGGCACGGCCTGGGGTTGGTTCCTCCGCAACCCCGTCTGCAACATGCGGTTCTGGCCGATCATTTCGACGCTCCCGAGCCCGTCCACGCAGTACGTCGGCACCCTCCAGGACGTGCCCGCGAACGGAGATCCCGGCTGGTTCCTGGCCTGGGCCGGGCCCTACGTCGGGTTCCTGTGGCAGAACACCCACTGGGGGCTCTGGATCGGCTGGAAGATCAACCCCCGCGATGCCCGCAGGATCGACCCCGAGGACTACCGAACCCATGGTCTCGGAACGGCCTGCCAATTTATGAGGTTCTGATGCCCAAGAAGGAGCGAACCATCGAGCGCCCCGAGTGTCCGGCTGACCGCAGGACCCGGGAGGCGCAGGCGGAGCACGAGCGCGAGCGCCAGGAATGGCTGGCCACCCTGGACCCCCGGCAGAGGGCCGGTGGTGAATGGAGCCTCGACCCCCAGACGCCGTGACGATAACGGCAAAAAACACGATTCCGGCAGGTTAGAATTGTTTGGTAAGCGTCAATTACCATCCAAAAAGCTTCAATGTGACCTTGCCTATAGATAGTTACCAGCCATAGGTATGAGATAGCTGTAGGTGCAATTAGATGGGTTTTACCAGCGACCAGAAAAAGTGTTAGGCAACCATACACAAGTGCAAGAAACCTTCGGATTAGACGGGCAATAATTTCTTGAATGTCCCCCTCAATGGGTCTAGCCTTTGGGGACACGATCAGGCAGGCTGGACCCACGATTGAACACCCTCTGTCGCATTCGGTCGGGCAAGCTTGAGGCGAAACAAAAGCGAACCAGGGGGTTGTCATGGCAGGGCAGGACCAGCTCGTGATTGCACTCAGCCACGCGGAGAGAGCGTCGGCCCTGGCACTGGCGGTTCATCGAATGGCCTCTGAGCGTGGTCACGAATCCATTGCCGACGTGGCCTGGGTTGCCCACCTGGAGGCCCGTGATGCCGCAGAAGATCTCGGGGATGTTCTGGGCCTTGAGACCTCGACGGAATAATTGTCGGGCTATTTCCTGGGCGGGGCGTACGTTCCCCTTGGGGGATGCCCTTCCGCCGCGAACCTGGACGCCCCAGGACCGAGGACCCGCCAGCCCCCAGCCGGAGGATCGACGTGCGCGTGCCCCTGGATCTCCTCGAACGTCTGGAAGCGATCGCGGCGGAGAGGGGGATCAGCCGGCATCAGGCCATCCGTGAGGCGATCGCGGAATGGGTCGAGAAGCGGGATGCGAAGGGCGAAGAAGATGCCCGGGACCAGGATTGATGTGGGCCCCTTGTATGCCCACAGACTGCCCACAGCAATTTGCCCAAATTCTGTTGCCTAGCCTGGAACCCTTGGTGCCGGCGGTCGGACTCGAACCGACACTCCCTTTCAGAAAACAGATTTTGAGTCTGTCGCGTCTGCCATTTCGCCACGCCGGCGGCTGGGGGTAAGGATACCGGGAAAGGGCCCCCCGGGCCAACCCGCGCGGCGAGGGCGGTGGGCGCGGCGCGGCCGTGCTACGATCTTGGCATCCTGAACAATCGGGTTTTTACAGCGGGAGTGACGGCATGGCAAGGCTGCGCACATGGATCATCACCGGCGCCGGAGCCGTGGGGCTCGCGGGCTCCCTGGGATGGATGGGGCTGCGGTCGTCATCCGCGACGCCCGAATATTCGGTGGAGGCGGCCAGGGTCCAGGATCTCCGGGACAGCGTGGCCGCGAACGGCGAGGTGCAGGCCCGCACCAAGGTGAACGTGGGCGTGCAGGTGACGGCGGCCATCCGCGAGATCCACGTGAAGGACGGCCAGTGGGTGAAGGCCGGCGACCTGCTCGTGACGCTGGACCAGGAGCGCTACCGCCAGGCCCTGAACCAGGCGGAGATGGGCCTGCGCATGTCCCGCAAGGACCTGGAGATCGCCCAGGCGACCTGGACCAAGCAGGAGCAGACCTTCCGCCGCAACGAGACCCTCCATGGCCAGGGCCTGGTCTCCGCCGAGGAGTTCCAGCAGGTGAAGCTGGCCCGGGACACGGCCGCGACCTCGCTGGAGCGGGCGCGGGTGGCGGTGCAGCAGTCCGAGGCCCAGGTGGCGATCGCCCAGGACGATCTCAGCAAGACCGTCATCCGGGCCTCCATGTCGGGCCAGGTCACGGGCCTCAAGGCCGAGAAGGGGGAGACCGCCATCGCGGGCACGACGAACCTCGCGGGCGCCGTCCTGATGGTCATCTCCGACCTGTCCGAGATGATGGGCGAGGTGCGGGTGGGCGAGCTGGAGGTGGTGAAGGTCAAGGAAGGGCAGCCCGCCGAGATCACCGTGGACGCCCTGCCGGGCAGCCTCTTCCGGGGGAAGGTCATGACGGTGGCCACCGGCACGGACCGGCCCGCGAACGCCAGTTCCACGTCGCAGGAGACCCAGACCTACAAGGTGCGCGTCCTCATCGAGGGGACCCCCGAGGCGCTGGGGGCCCTCAAGCCGGGCATGAGCGCGCGCATCGCCGTGCTCACCTCCGAGCACAAGGGGGTGCTCACGGTGCCCCTGGCCGCCATCCAGGACCGCGAGGTGAAGGGCCGGGGCCTTGGCCTCCTCGCCGGCTCCCGCAGCGTCGTCTACGTCGCGAAGGACGGCAAGGTCCAGGAGCGGGAGATCCAGACGGGCCTGTCCACCCGCCGGGCGGCGGAGGTTCTTTCCGGCGTCAAGGCCGGCGAACTCGTCGTCACCGGGCCGACCAAGCTCCTCACGGGCCTCACGGACGGGGCCGCCGTGAAGCTGCAGAAGGGCCAGCCGTGAACGGCTGGGGCCACTTCACCGAGACCCTGCGCACGGCCCTGGCCAGCATCTGGGCGCACCGCATGCGCAGCGCGCTCACGACCCTGGGCATCATCATCGGCGTCGGATCCGTCATCGCCGTGGTCAACCTCACGAAGGGACTCGAGGGCCGGATCATGGCCGACGTCCGCCAGGAGGGCACCCACACCTTCTTCGTCAGCTCCTGGGTGCCCTACTCCCGGTTCAAGACCGCCAGGGTCCGCCGCATGCCCATGGACGTGCAGACCATCCGCGAGATCCGCGAGGTCATGCCCCAGGTGACCCTGGCCAGCCCCCAGGTCACGATCTGGGTGCCCCAGATGCTGGTGAAGGCCGGGGGCATCACGCGCCGGATCTCGTACCTCACGGCCGTGGACGAGAACGGGCTGGACCTCTCCAACCGGGAGCTGGCCTGCGGCCGCAACTTCACGGCCACGGACCGCGCGACCCGCGCCCCCCTGGCCATCCTGGGCGCCCAGATCGCCGAGGACC
Encoded here:
- a CDS encoding C40 family peptidase — its product is MLLSTFEAFKAHAHSEGQREACGLIVGEEYIPCRNVAPDMDDFEIHAEDWDAAEDRGTIRAVCHSHPGRSRRETEADLKGCKALGIPWFILGDDGLQRIDPEPIPLVGRVFDYGWSDCYSIVRDYLGDLPDFPREPEFWRAGHSPYEEQFEGLGFRRLDPTEALPGDVLLMRVLSPVVPNHAAIYLGAGWILHHLWGRMSCRELWGPWMSATTHVLRRDR
- a CDS encoding phage minor tail protein L, giving the protein MTARADVQTLNPGAIWEGYVVDASLLGGSVYYLTSALNPLGASVVWQGNTYQPIPIEGDGWEASTNGALPHPTLTVANLDGFISGIVDSFQDLVGAVVTRKRCLIKYLDAANGIPGATPDPTGGFDDEVWVVEQKKAETLESIVFDLVAASDAQGLMLPSRQILTTCTAVYKNTDGSGLCPYTGALATCSHEIPAEGGGCRAHFPTGPLPFGGFPGAIQVMES
- a CDS encoding phage tail assembly chaperone; this encodes MLAHAEPLFRLARTDKDGVSLLQKLQHVEKATGKRPPELEIPDPPVSAVHVLSWFQDLSEARGGTGFGALPIQWGDIQAWSQLTGTTIRPWEVRLIRSLDRLWLSVFKPSQENK
- a CDS encoding phage tail tape measure protein; translated protein: MTDLATLSIKVDSSDVPRASRELDSLSTAGEFASKAIATLGAGFAALKVIEVTKETALLAARFETMGVVMRVAGLNAGYSAVQMQALESTLQKTGISMLESRNALTSLATAHIDLGKAAQLARAAQDLAVVGGINSSEAMARVVQGIKSGETEVLRTIGLNVQFEDSYKKLAQSLGKNVKDLTDQEKTQARVNVVLKQAAAYQGIYEASMTTAGKQLKSMERYLEDLKVKAGEVFGPALTGLVSSSTTGIQRLSAAISRASQDGSLGKLADTLGALAGSGIGAIGGTLSFIVNNLELLEKALIAVAIASAYAWGPRGLAMLSNIAGPLLSNLVGVVSAVQNFTASATLASTASAAWGGTLAFLSNPITAIIAGVTALTGAFLLYDTIVHGSMADVEAQSKRMEEHNQRQKGWLSLREDALRVEKQLAALRSDGGKEGPATRENSIQALVKKALPDGGSAEDMASARLYAEKYIDASEALKKYQKSMQDKADADRKAADAAKEMREALASENKTIYDQWVLLTMGERAQYFNSIRSQTFSNGERYSEEQIQSLMIQWDANKALKDQIQLEKDLKAAREAAAKEQERRDKALMEEGMRVSDQYLTPEARRAKDIEHLNLLLGAGGLSVDAYNRKMADLNPITGPALEGLANSFDSAATSLGNWAAGMDNASLRFKDMVKSMGADLARLYAQQGFKSLFGFIAGGLSNWIFGGGGMSYDHSVPFSNDLGVGWGGALAGGGATEAGKYYLVGEQGPELFSPGRSGTITPNSALGGQTINSTVIVNIDSNGNANAQTQTSGTGPDLGRLIKSAVIATIQEEMRPRGLLNQGGR
- a CDS encoding phage tail protein; protein product: MAGTFTWTPDQGPQAPHRPRGFSVSFGDGYVQDTGDGLNIDLPEWSVAFTNRSTAEFDAIKAFLGGLAYGERFTWTPPRGSAGLYKCTEWDETPYTNGITTHTITAKFKKVVA
- a CDS encoding tail assembly protein; amino-acid sequence: MNEPLTPVILRGPLAAKFGARRMLAVRRPSEAIRALIATVPGFEDYLRTSGLEYAILVRQQPIDPETEMGLPTGTGEIRIVPRVKGSKNGFWKFVSGVAMIVLAAYGYGGQLASSFGASASGAAAFNSFVGAMGLSMAIGGIAQMLTGSPNKTYGSEGSNSSLFSSGQNTVAQGVSLPVLCGEFYCTPPLVSEAIDTEAYSATVFNGSYDGNGTWLGDGDTTPWGASLTAK